The ANME-2 cluster archaeon genome contains a region encoding:
- a CDS encoding lipoate--protein ligase family protein, protein MTDGFYSAALFESIAKHVGNSEVDDTILFWRVRTPAVYLGYHQYVEDEIHEDYCAANGIQVVRRVLGGGCGFCDEDQILFSVISREGSGSVPTDIQGAYSRVLGGLINTLRALGFDGKLEPTRNAVYSMRRKISGNAQGRLDGAVLVNGSFLLDFVFDEMDRVLKNPTKNLAEGVECARDGMITLSELLDGAGYDIDHVKGVLKRGFEDALGIEAQHGVLTDSEIELAQRLSEKHRSRDWIYRMDDKRRRRRGR, encoded by the coding sequence ATGACAGACGGCTTCTACAGCGCAGCCCTGTTCGAATCAATCGCAAAACACGTTGGCAACAGCGAAGTTGACGATACTATCCTGTTCTGGCGCGTCAGGACCCCTGCCGTCTACCTTGGATACCACCAGTACGTGGAAGATGAGATACACGAGGACTACTGTGCAGCCAACGGTATCCAGGTGGTACGACGAGTGCTCGGCGGAGGGTGCGGGTTCTGTGATGAGGACCAGATCCTGTTCTCCGTGATCTCCCGTGAGGGCAGCGGCTCGGTTCCCACAGACATCCAGGGGGCATATTCACGCGTCCTTGGCGGGCTGATAAACACGCTCAGGGCGCTCGGGTTTGACGGCAAGCTCGAACCAACGCGCAATGCAGTGTATTCGATGAGGCGCAAGATATCAGGGAATGCACAGGGGAGGTTGGACGGTGCGGTGCTGGTAAACGGCAGTTTCCTGCTGGATTTTGTTTTTGATGAGATGGACAGGGTGCTTAAGAACCCCACAAAGAACCTGGCAGAGGGTGTAGAGTGCGCACGGGACGGGATGATCACGCTTTCGGAGCTTCTGGATGGCGCTGGTTATGATATCGATCATGTTAAAGGGGTATTGAAACGCGGATTTGAAGATGCGCTCGGGATAGAGGCGCAGCACGGTGTGCTGACGGATTCGGAGATCGAACTGGCACAGCGTTTGAGTGAGAAGCACAGGAGCAGGGACTGGATCTACCGGATGGATGATAAGAGGCGTAGGAGGCGGGGTCG